A genome region from Sardina pilchardus chromosome 22, fSarPil1.1, whole genome shotgun sequence includes the following:
- the ccdc78 gene encoding coiled-coil domain-containing protein 78 — protein MNSHLTRSKMNDFHEQIRSLTDENVQLRDKNEQLFSKLGTLQNKLGTIGASRTDLSTKLVFSEEEKLKMSKELVEVQIRANKMREQYEAENFELKNKLLSQEGVALALESERDRLRQELQGASVRAQAAEVNSKELVEEYGTLKRNFLSVCEAYERAATHTEQLSAELLALANTHDTLLQERDHAQRRARQKGEEVERVRALVSRVSHSRVRPEELALGQTKSPQEKNLLDKQSELKDELEKIRKSYEEQQHRLEEKVVAMGKEQQENKRAIRNTQHTLAEQSVTLLASQQQQKELEAENSQLQNQLKELNQEYRARLHKYLQDLSEFMAGLREGVDQKEASYWSRLHGHVDGMLNDMRVAYRRREEQLASAARNYRRKIRTLMNTHASLLAAYRVQREQILSHESSGLEPGPPEAHFSLGEHEGEAEKELHNLRMDKARLESQLKHTREQESWERERAQLLTQATVAEEQVSELQEYVDNHLGRYKQEITRLRGLLGLGAGRASSAELPKTRLLRRSIKNTSYEI, from the exons ATGAATTCACACTTGACGCGCTCTAAAATGAACGATTTCCACGAGCAAATTCGTTCTCTGACTGACGAGAAT GTGCAGCTTAGAGACAAAAATGAACAGCTATTCAGTAAGTTGGGTACTCTTCAGAACAAACTGGGAACCATAGGGGCCTCAAGAACCGACTTATCTACCAAACTTGTGTTCAGTGAGGAGGAAAAACTAAAG ATGTCAAAAGAGCTTGTGGAAGTTCAGATTAGGGCGAATAAGATGCGAGAGCAATATGAGGCGGAGAACTTTGAGTTAAAGAATAAG CTTTTGTCCCAAGAGGGTGTGGCCTTGGCTCTGGAGAGCGAGCGTGATCGGTTAAGGCAGGAGCTCCAGGGGGCATCAGTGCGGGCACAGGCGGCCGAGGTCAACAGCAAGGAGCTGGTCGAGGAGTACGGCACGCTGAAGAGGAACTTTCTGAGCGTGTGCGAGGCCTACGAGCGAGCTGCTACACACACCGAGCAGTTGAGCGCTGAGCTGCTCGCACTTGCCAACACCCATGACACCCTGCTCCAGGAGAGGGACCACGCCCAGCGACGCGCTCGACAAAAGGGCGAAGAGGTGGAACGTGTGAGGGCACTGGTCAGCAGAGTCAGTCACAGCAGAGTGagg CCAGAAGAGCTGGCCTTGGGTCAGACCAAGAGCCCCCAGGAGaaaaat CTGCTGGATAAACAGAGCGAGCTGAAGGATGAGCTGGAGAAAATAAGGAAAAGTTATGAAGAGCAACAACACAGACTGGAAGAGAAAGT GGTTGCCATGGGGAAAGAGCAGCAGGAAAATAAGAGAGCaatcagaaacacacaacacacacttgctgaGCAGTCTGTG actcTTCTGGCctcccagcagcagcaaaagGAGCTGGAAGCTGAAAACTCTCAGTTGCAAAATCAACTGAAAGAACTAAACCAGGAGTACAGAGCCCGGCTCCACAAATATCTACAAGACCTGTCG GAGTTCATGGCTGGTTTGAGGGAGGGCGTAGACCAGAAGGAGGCATCTTACTGGTCCAGGCTGCATGGACATGTGGATGGGATGTTGAATGACATGAGAGTGGCCTATCGCAGGAGAGAGGAACAACTGGCCAGCGCAGCACGCAACTACCGCCGCAAAATACGcactctcatgaacacacacgcgTCCCTGCTTGCTGCTTACAG GGTTCAGCGGGAGCAGATCCTGTCCCATGAGAGCTCAGGGCTGGAGCCCGGGCCCCCAGAGGCCCACTTCTCTCTCGGGGAACACGAGGGGGAGGCTGAGAAAGAGTTGCACAACCTACGCATGGACAAAGCCCGTCTAGAGAGCCAACTCAAGCACACACGGGAACAG GAGAGCTGGGAGAGGGAGCGGGCTCAGCTCCTCACACAGGCTACCGTTGCTGAGGAACAGGTCTCAGAACTGCAGGAGTATGTTGACAACCACTTGGGCAG GTATAAGCAGGAGATCACTCGACTGCGAGGGCTTCTGGGGTTGGGGGCGGGACGAGCCAGTAGTGCAGAGCTCCCGAAGACACGCCTCCTCCGCCGCTCGATCAAAAACACCAGCTATGAGATTTAG
- the LOC134070187 gene encoding dynein light chain Tctex-type protein 2 has product MSTTDKPRVERRGSLLKKSSNLDRPKVSNVDVEVDDDDGHHMKGSTVWKPKTKLACTYRMGPMRKFLPHVVKSKAQKILDKALTNLTYDHDNCREVADKVSTDIKAFLKEQVFDRYRYVVRVIIGEKKGQAVKVVGRALWDQEKDNFLTVTHENRHLYAVAMMFAVYFE; this is encoded by the coding sequence ATGTCCACTACAGATAAACCTCGTGTTGAGCGAAGAGGCAGTCTTTTGAAAAAAAGCAGCAACTTAGACCGACCAAAGGTCTCAAATGTCGACGTCGAGGTGGACGATGATGACGGACATCACATGAAAGGCTCAACAGTTTGGAAGCCTAAAACAAAGTTGGCCTGTACTTACCGAATGGGACCCATGCGTAAGTTTCTGCCACATGTGGTGAAAAGTAAAGCTCAGAAGATTCTCGACAAAGCTTTAACTAACCTGACTTATGACCACGATAACTGCCGAGAAGTGGCTGATAAAGTATCCACGGACATCAAGGCTTTTCTAAAGGAGCAAGTGTTCGACCGATACCGGTATGTGGTCAGGGTGATAATTGGCGAAAAGAAAGGACAAGCTGTAAAGGTCGTGGGTCGTGCTCTCTGGGATCAAGAAAAAGACAATTTCCTGACTGTCACTCACGAAAACCGTCATTTGTACGCTGTGGCTATGATGTTTGCAGTGTATTTCGAATGA
- the metrn gene encoding meteorin, with amino-acid sequence MLGIVALLISFLSGLHASTASYSEDQCSWRGSGLSQLQGSVEQVWLRCAEGSVEWLYPAGALRLTLSPRLPWGLAGGGAGGVLSVCVKPAEQFGGAQLYLERSGVLELLLGEDEAEVNASPRVHCFSATPGERPALFLQATPHQDISRRVAAFRYELRGDWPPGMSADSDPVSSEDACRPCNNTEILMAVCTSDFVVRGNIRAVEPDTILGAAVIKVVATRVFRQKSALFTGGRLTRSGEFRTPLQCGVRPGPGSFLFTGHAHFGQAWLGCAPRYKDFQRAYNQARLAQEMPCELDAV; translated from the exons ATGTTGGGGATTGTAGCCTTATTGATTTCATTTCTCTCGGGTCTACATGCATCCACTGCAAGCTACTCAGAGGACCAGTGCAGCTGGAGAGGAAG tggGCTGTCTCAGCTGCAGGGCAGTGTGGAGCAGGTGTGGCTGCGCTGTGCGGAGGGCTCGGTGGAGTGGCTGTACCCGGCCGGGGCGCTCCGGCTCACGCTGTCTCCGCGGCTGCCCTGGGGGTTGGCGGGCGGCGGCGCGGGCGGCGTGCTCTCCGTGTGCGTGAAGCCCGCCGAGCAGTTCGGGGGCGCGCAGCTCTACCTGGAGCGCAGCGGCGTGCTGGAGCTGCTCCTGGGCGAGGACGAGGCCGAGGTCAACGCCTCTCCCAGGGTGCACTGCTTCAGCGCCACGCCGGGCGAGCGGCCGGCCCTCTTCCTGCAGGCCACCCCGCACCAGGACATCAGCCGGCGGGTGGCCGCCTTCCGCTACGAGCTGCGCGGGGATTGGCCCCCGGGGATGTCCGCCGACTCCGACCCAGTCAGCAGTGAAG ATGCATGCAGACCCTGCAACAACACCGAAATCCTCATGGCTGTGTGTACGAGTGACTTCG tggtgcgCGGGAACATCCGGGCAGTTGAGCCTGACACAATCCTCGGAGCCGCCGTCATCAAGGTGGTGGCCACGCGCGTGTTCCGTCAGAAGTCCGCCCTGTTCACCGGCGGTCGCCTGACGCGATCCGGAGAGTTCCGCACGCCGCTGCAGTGTGGCGTCCGGCCCGGGCCCGGCAGCTTCCTGTTCACCGGCCACGCCCACTTCGGCCAGGCATGGCTGGGCTGCGCGCCGCGCTACAAGGACTTCCAGCGGGCGTACAACCAGGCCAGGCTGGCCCAGGAGATGCCCTGCGAACTGGACGCTGTGTGA